In the Oryza glaberrima chromosome 6, OglaRS2, whole genome shotgun sequence genome, one interval contains:
- the LOC127776799 gene encoding uncharacterized protein LOC127776799 isoform X1, with protein sequence MGHIGEAGGGAVVMGCKVLPMWRESGGMVDGARKTMVHGKKAVARVKELLRRAAQPRSPHPHPQATGASRWKKVMSFQARDSSNSKAGNDSTSKLSFKWDAGSCSSASSSAMYSPLSAVSAPAKAPSSQQQLRPWSTVPDDGEQRMAQWITTDSDFVVLEL encoded by the exons ATGGGTCACATTggcgaggctggcggcggcgctgttgTCATGGGCTGCAAGGTGCTGCCGATGTGGAGGGAGAGCGGCGGCATGGTGGatggcgcgaggaagacgatggTGCATGGCAAGAAAGCTGTCGCTCGGGTGAAGGAGCTCCTCAGGCGGGCTGCTCAGCCCAGGTCCCCTCACCCTCACCCTCAGGCCACTGGCGCCAGCAGGTGGAAG AAGGTTATGAGCTTCCAGGCGAGGGATAGCAGCAACAGCAAAGCAGGCAACGACAGCACGAGCAAGCTGAGTTTCAAGTGGGACGCGGGTAGCTGCTCGTCTGCGTCATCGTCGGCTATGTATTCCCCGCTGTCAGCCGTGTCCGCGCCGGCGAAGGCGCCGTCGAGCCAGCAGCAGCTGCGGCCTTGGTCCACTGTCCCTGATGATGGCGAGCAGCGGATGGCGCAGTGGATCACCACCGATTCAGACT TTGTGGTGCTGGAGCTGTGA
- the LOC127776799 gene encoding uncharacterized protein LOC127776799 isoform X2 produces the protein MGHIGEAGGGAVVMGCKVLPMWRESGGMVDGARKTMVHGKKAVARVKELLRRAAQPRSPHPHPQATGASRWKVMSFQARDSSNSKAGNDSTSKLSFKWDAGSCSSASSSAMYSPLSAVSAPAKAPSSQQQLRPWSTVPDDGEQRMAQWITTDSDFVVLEL, from the exons ATGGGTCACATTggcgaggctggcggcggcgctgttgTCATGGGCTGCAAGGTGCTGCCGATGTGGAGGGAGAGCGGCGGCATGGTGGatggcgcgaggaagacgatggTGCATGGCAAGAAAGCTGTCGCTCGGGTGAAGGAGCTCCTCAGGCGGGCTGCTCAGCCCAGGTCCCCTCACCCTCACCCTCAGGCCACTGGCGCCAGCAGGTGGAAG GTTATGAGCTTCCAGGCGAGGGATAGCAGCAACAGCAAAGCAGGCAACGACAGCACGAGCAAGCTGAGTTTCAAGTGGGACGCGGGTAGCTGCTCGTCTGCGTCATCGTCGGCTATGTATTCCCCGCTGTCAGCCGTGTCCGCGCCGGCGAAGGCGCCGTCGAGCCAGCAGCAGCTGCGGCCTTGGTCCACTGTCCCTGATGATGGCGAGCAGCGGATGGCGCAGTGGATCACCACCGATTCAGACT TTGTGGTGCTGGAGCTGTGA